In Hydra vulgaris chromosome 06, alternate assembly HydraT2T_AEP, a genomic segment contains:
- the LOC100215312 gene encoding uncharacterized protein LOC100215312 isoform X3 codes for MGRGAFVVFEGCDKSGKSTQCRLLVDYLNSLGKKTELWRFPERSTAIGQIINGYITKKDELHDKAVHLMFSANRWELVPLIKEKIASGVTLVVDRYAYSGVAFTSAKGYDMLWCKNCDIGLPRPDAVYYMNIDVEDASVRGDYGCERYEVSDFQKKVQECFQSLKEPSWNVIDAGESIDNIHKILCESVLKTLAECENTLLSEDLFL; via the exons ATGGGACGTGGAGCATTTGTGGTATTTGAAGGTTGTGATAAAAGTGGAAAATCAACACAATGCCGACTGTTAGTTGATTATTTAAACAGTCTCGGCAAAAAAACTGAGCTTTGGAGATTTCCAG aaagATCAACTGCTATTGGCCAAATAATAAATGGTTATATTACCAAAAAAGATGAGCTTCATGATAAAGCAGTTCATTTAATGTTTTCAGCTAATCGATGGGAATTAGT TcctttaataaaagaaaaaattgctaGTGGAGTGACATTAGTTGTAGACAGATATGCTTATTCTGGTGTTGCATTTACTTCTGCAAAG GGTTATGATATGCTTTGGTGCAAAAATTGTGATATAGGTCTTCCTCGACCTGATGCAGTATACTATATGAACATTGATGTTGAAGATGCATCGGTTAGAGGAGACTATGGTTGTGAGAGGTATGAGGTTTCtgattttcagaaaaaagtACAAGAGTGctttcaaagtttaaaagagCCATCATGGAAT gTCATAGATGCCGGAGAATCGATTGACAACATACATAAGATCTTGTGcgaaagtgttttaaaaactttagctGAATGTGAAAACACTCTACTTTCTGAAGACCTGTTTCTGTAA
- the LOC100198599 gene encoding phosducin-like protein isoform X1: MENLENEEEKNLTRYSYSSTAPQTGPKGVIADYRRHSAVVEHEKEVSKLKYIEEVKKKSFIADPNKFANVEEEPNKHDIKNGSFDDDDEDFLKNYHKKRLHLLEKESKNNGTKYSKLFDMSGEDLLEKIENPCKDEILVVHLYDPKVSACVTMNKCFEYLAVQYPYIQFTKVLAKKAGLSLNFQMKALPTIQVYKDGNLIGNFFNMQDKLDTDFHPSDVENFLLDSNMLTEFQS, translated from the coding sequence ATGGAAAATCTTGAAAATGAAGAAGAAAAGAATTTAACTAGATATAGTTATTCTTCAACAGCTCCTCAAACTGGTCCTAAGGGTGTCATAGCAGATTATCGACGACATTCTGCAGTGGTTGAACATGAAAAAGAGGTAAGTAAATTAAAGTACattgaagaagttaaaaaaaaatcatttattgcagatccaaataaatttgcaaatgttGAGGAGGAACCTAACAAACATGATATTAAAAATGGCAgttttgatgatgatgatgaagattttttgaaaaactaccACAAAAAACGGCTtcatttattagaaaaagaatcaaaaaataatgGTACCAAGTATTCAAAATTGTTTGATATGAGTGGAGAagatttacttgaaaaaatagaaaatccTTGCAAGGATGAAATACTTGTTGTTCATCTTTATGATCCTAAAGTTAGTGCATGTGTAACCatgaataaatgttttgagtACCTAGCCGTACAATATCCTTACATtcaatttacaaaagttttagcAAAAAAAGCTGGACTGAGTTTAAATTTTCAGATGAAAGCTCTTCCAACTATACAAGTTTATAAAGATGGAAATTTGATtggtaattttttcaatatgcAAGATAAACTTGACACTGACTTTCACCCTTCAGATGTGGAAAATTTTTTGCTAGATTCTAATATGTTAACTGAGTTTCAATCATAG
- the LOC100215312 gene encoding m-AAA protease-interacting protein 1, mitochondrial isoform X2: MILQKWIVRRSPFSIHYFRNFYHRSFYGNSIFCRTTEKNSCKLSSRLHYPVTLHLAQFHRTSINQNENNEKVRHSITIINPFKYISLKIKIFLMRSFFDENFNEKEFLAGAKQAIFFVSEHIAEGRFSEMNELCTKEGITDAKAMYEKFENKSDQILVKESELLNLSFSDLDFEYESNGQKFVYAHVVYYCLTADKITKSFGNIGVEIAPLRIFTYSFRREYTPGISGDWLVDQLDLNIQSLPSF, translated from the exons atgaTTCTGCAGAAATGGATAGTGAGGCGGTCTCCTTTTAGCATACATTACTTCAGAAATTTTTATCATAGATCATTTTATGGAAATAGTATATTTTGCCgaacaacagaaaaaaatagttgtaaacTCTCATCTAGGTTACATTATCCTGTTACACTTCATCTTGCTCAATTTCACAGAACTAGTATTAAccaaaatgaaaacaatgaaaaagtCAGGCATTCAATTACCATTATCAACCCTTTTAAATATATctctcttaaaataaaaatctttttgatgcGTTCATTCTTTGATGAAAACTTCAATGAAAAAGAGTTTTTGGCCGGAGCAAAACAG GCAATATTTTTCGTAAGCGAGCATATAGCAGAAGGAAGATTTTCAGAAATGAATGAGCTTTGTACAAAAGAG GGCATCACAGATGCAAAAGCAATGTATGAGAAGTTTGAAAACAAAAGCGATCAGATACTAGTGAAAGAATCAGAACTACTTAACTTATCATTTAGTGATCTTGACTTTGAGTACGAATCTAATg gtcaaaaatttgtttatgctCACGTAGTATACTATTGTCTGACTGcagataaaataacaaaatcattTGGCAATATTGGTGTAGAAATAGCACCACTCAGGATTTTCACTTACTC tttccgGCGAGAATACACTCCTGGCATCAGCGGAGATTGGCTAGTTGATCAATTGGATCTCAATATACAATCACTTCCGTCCTTTTAA
- the LOC100198599 gene encoding phosducin-like protein isoform X2, with protein sequence MVFASCSYKNIRLIITNFDIQSMENLENEEEKNLTRYSYSSTAPQTGPKGVIADYRRHSAVVEHEKEVSKLKYIEEVKKKSFIADPNKFANVEEEPNKHDIKNGSFDDDDEDFLKNYHKKRLHLLEKESKNNGTKYSKLFDMSGEDLLEKIENPCKDEILVVHLYDPKVSACVTMNKCFEYLAVQYPYIQFTKVLAKKAGLSLNFQMKALPTIQVYKDGNLIGNFFNMQDKLDTDFHPSDVENFLLDSNMLTEFQS encoded by the coding sequence attGATTATCACAAATTTTGATATCCAATCCATGGAAAATCTTGAAAATGAAGAAGAAAAGAATTTAACTAGATATAGTTATTCTTCAACAGCTCCTCAAACTGGTCCTAAGGGTGTCATAGCAGATTATCGACGACATTCTGCAGTGGTTGAACATGAAAAAGAGGTAAGTAAATTAAAGTACattgaagaagttaaaaaaaaatcatttattgcagatccaaataaatttgcaaatgttGAGGAGGAACCTAACAAACATGATATTAAAAATGGCAgttttgatgatgatgatgaagattttttgaaaaactaccACAAAAAACGGCTtcatttattagaaaaagaatcaaaaaataatgGTACCAAGTATTCAAAATTGTTTGATATGAGTGGAGAagatttacttgaaaaaatagaaaatccTTGCAAGGATGAAATACTTGTTGTTCATCTTTATGATCCTAAAGTTAGTGCATGTGTAACCatgaataaatgttttgagtACCTAGCCGTACAATATCCTTACATtcaatttacaaaagttttagcAAAAAAAGCTGGACTGAGTTTAAATTTTCAGATGAAAGCTCTTCCAACTATACAAGTTTATAAAGATGGAAATTTGATtggtaattttttcaatatgcAAGATAAACTTGACACTGACTTTCACCCTTCAGATGTGGAAAATTTTTTGCTAGATTCTAATATGTTAACTGAGTTTCAATCATAG